A stretch of Rhizobium glycinendophyticum DNA encodes these proteins:
- the lexA gene encoding transcriptional repressor LexA, producing MLTRKQQELLLFIHERMKESGVPPSFDEMKDALDLASKSGIHRLITALEERGFIRRLPNRARALEVIKLPEAYTPSLQPRRGFAPSVIEGSLGKAPPPAPARTPAAEQTSSVSVPVMGRIAAGVPISAIQNNTHDITVPAEMIGSGEHYALEVKGDSMIDAGILDGDTVIIRNASNANPGDIIVALVDDEEATLKRFRRRGASIALEAANPAYETRIFPPDRVKIQGKLVGLIRRYH from the coding sequence ATGCTGACGCGCAAGCAACAGGAACTGCTTCTCTTCATTCACGAGCGGATGAAAGAGTCGGGCGTGCCGCCTTCCTTCGACGAGATGAAGGACGCGCTCGACCTCGCCTCCAAGTCCGGGATCCATCGGCTGATCACCGCGCTTGAGGAGCGCGGCTTCATCCGCCGTCTGCCCAACAGGGCGCGTGCGCTCGAAGTCATCAAGCTGCCGGAGGCCTATACGCCGAGCCTGCAGCCGCGCCGGGGCTTCGCGCCGAGCGTCATCGAAGGCAGCCTTGGCAAGGCGCCGCCACCAGCCCCTGCCCGCACACCCGCTGCCGAGCAGACCTCTTCGGTCAGCGTTCCCGTCATGGGTCGAATCGCAGCCGGCGTGCCGATCTCGGCGATCCAGAACAACACGCATGACATCACCGTTCCGGCCGAGATGATCGGTTCGGGCGAACATTATGCGCTGGAGGTCAAGGGCGATTCGATGATCGATGCTGGCATCCTCGACGGCGACACGGTGATCATCCGCAATGCCTCCAATGCCAATCCGGGTGACATCATCGTGGCGCTCGTCGACGACGAAGAAGCGACGCTCAAGCGCTTTCGCCGGCGTGGCGCTTCGATTGCTCTGGAAGCGGCCAACCCAGCCTATGAAACCCGGATCTTCCCGCCGGATCGGGTGAAGATCCAGGGCAAACTGGTGGGCCTGATCCGCCGTTATCACTGA
- a CDS encoding DUF1003 domain-containing protein: protein MLKDLEKTLLGKQVDELSSAEKKVLKIARERRTVSTNAGEDFLAGSSFGQRLADAIARVGGSWSFIIGFMFFLVAWVVLNTVILSTRPIDAYPFIFLNLILSMIAAIQAPIIMMSQNRQAERDRFMAAKDYEINLKAEIEVLALHHKIDEQVLKELRETRAEIDALRQSVETLTKQSAQP from the coding sequence ATGCTGAAAGATTTGGAAAAGACCTTGCTTGGCAAGCAGGTTGATGAACTTTCGTCGGCAGAGAAAAAAGTTCTCAAGATAGCCAGGGAGCGGCGCACGGTCTCGACCAATGCCGGCGAGGATTTTCTGGCTGGTTCGAGCTTTGGTCAGCGTCTGGCGGATGCGATTGCCCGCGTGGGCGGCTCCTGGAGCTTCATCATCGGGTTCATGTTCTTTTTGGTGGCTTGGGTTGTCCTCAACACAGTGATCCTGTCGACCCGACCGATTGACGCCTATCCTTTTATCTTCCTGAACCTCATCCTCTCGATGATCGCGGCCATACAGGCACCCATCATCATGATGAGCCAGAACCGTCAGGCCGAACGCGATCGTTTCATGGCGGCGAAGGACTATGAAATTAATCTGAAGGCCGAGATCGAGGTTCTCGCGCTGCATCACAAGATCGATGAGCAGGTGCTGAAGGAACTGCGCGAGACCCGAGCCGAGATCGACGCCCTCCGGCAGTCGGTCGAGACCCTTACAAAACAGTCTGCCCAGCCTTAA
- a CDS encoding VOC family protein, which translates to MSHVSQSPRAVDHLVLPVVDLDTARQRLTRLGFTVAADATHPFGTRNACVFFANDTYLEPLAVGSREDCLEAARTGNVFVARDLAYQFRRGEGLSAVVVKTSDAEADHARFVAEGLSGGEMLGFSRQFRFPDGRAAEAAFKLAFAADLRSPDFFAFSCERVNPLPVDRGALQVHANAAACLSRIVLSEHNPSDFQYLLEAVLDQRDVTAHSFGLSIKCANATVDVLTPDGLSAHYGLAAPVTERGLLGAAVVVVSHDLGVTARCLAANGIAYQTIGARLVVAPQPGQGVAYAFEESK; encoded by the coding sequence ATGTCCCATGTCTCCCAATCTCCTCGTGCCGTTGATCATCTCGTGCTGCCGGTCGTCGATCTCGATACCGCCCGCCAGCGCCTGACCAGGCTCGGCTTCACCGTCGCTGCAGATGCCACCCATCCCTTCGGCACCCGGAATGCCTGTGTCTTTTTCGCGAATGACACCTATCTGGAACCGCTGGCCGTCGGAAGCCGTGAGGATTGCCTGGAGGCGGCTCGCACCGGTAACGTTTTCGTCGCCCGGGATTTGGCTTATCAGTTTCGTCGTGGCGAGGGACTGTCGGCCGTGGTCGTAAAGACGTCAGATGCCGAAGCGGATCACGCCCGTTTCGTCGCAGAAGGTCTGTCCGGCGGTGAGATGTTGGGTTTTTCGCGCCAGTTCCGCTTCCCGGATGGGCGTGCGGCGGAAGCGGCGTTCAAGTTGGCCTTCGCCGCGGATCTCCGATCTCCGGATTTCTTCGCTTTTTCCTGTGAGCGGGTAAACCCTCTGCCCGTGGATCGCGGGGCATTGCAGGTGCACGCAAATGCCGCAGCCTGCTTATCTCGCATCGTGCTGTCTGAACACAATCCGAGCGACTTCCAGTATCTCCTGGAAGCGGTGCTCGACCAGCGCGACGTCACCGCTCATTCATTCGGGCTGTCGATCAAATGTGCCAATGCCACGGTGGATGTCCTAACGCCTGACGGGTTGTCTGCCCATTACGGACTTGCAGCGCCAGTGACGGAGCGCGGCTTGCTGGGGGCTGCAGTCGTGGTCGTGAGCCACGATCTCGGCGTGACAGCACGTTGCCTCGCTGCTAATGGCATCGCCTATCAAACCATCGGCGCCCGGCTCGTTGTGGCGCCGCAGCCAGGGCAGGGTGTCGCCTACGCCTTTGAGGAGTCGAAATGA
- the kdsA gene encoding 3-deoxy-8-phosphooctulonate synthase gives MTVSTNSEVVVGEGAGKAVFSQKGRFALIAGPCQMESRDHAFMIAGRLVELCRELGLGLVYKSSFDKANRTSLSAERGIGLEKAMEVFADIKKEYGIPVLTDIHTEEQCAAVAPTVDVLQIPAFLCRQTDLLVAAAKTGRVVNVKKGQFLAPWDMKNVLNKLNASGNPNVLLCERGASFGYNTLVSDMRSLPIMAAMGAPVVFDATHSVQQPGGQGGSSGGQREFVESLARAAVAVGVGGLFIETHQDPDNAPSDGPNMVQIDNMRPLLEKLIAFDRIAKAV, from the coding sequence ATGACCGTTTCTACCAATTCGGAAGTCGTGGTCGGCGAAGGTGCCGGCAAGGCCGTTTTCTCGCAGAAGGGCCGTTTTGCGCTGATTGCCGGCCCGTGCCAGATGGAAAGCCGCGACCATGCTTTCATGATTGCCGGGCGCCTCGTCGAGCTCTGCCGCGAACTGGGTCTCGGTCTCGTCTACAAGTCCTCCTTCGACAAGGCCAACCGCACCTCGCTGTCTGCCGAGCGCGGCATTGGGCTCGAAAAAGCAATGGAGGTCTTTGCCGATATCAAGAAGGAATATGGCATCCCGGTTCTGACCGACATCCATACTGAAGAGCAATGCGCCGCAGTTGCCCCGACGGTCGATGTGCTGCAGATCCCCGCCTTCCTTTGCCGCCAGACCGACCTTCTGGTCGCCGCCGCCAAGACCGGCCGCGTGGTCAATGTCAAGAAGGGCCAGTTTCTGGCCCCTTGGGACATGAAGAATGTGCTGAACAAGCTTAACGCAAGCGGCAACCCCAACGTCCTGCTCTGCGAGCGCGGCGCTTCCTTTGGCTATAACACGCTCGTCTCCGACATGCGGTCGCTGCCGATCATGGCCGCCATGGGCGCGCCGGTGGTGTTTGATGCCACCCACTCGGTGCAGCAGCCGGGCGGGCAGGGCGGTTCTTCGGGCGGTCAGCGCGAATTCGTGGAATCGCTTGCCCGTGCCGCCGTCGCCGTCGGTGTCGGTGGTCTCTTCATCGAGACGCATCAGGATCCGGACAATGCGCCCTCCGATGGCCCCAACATGGTGCAGATCGACAACATGCGCCCCTTACTCGAAAAACTGATCGCCTTTGACCGCATCGCCAAGGCCGTCTGA
- the eno gene encoding phosphopyruvate hydratase has product MTAITDIIGREILDSRGNPTVEVDVYLEDGSFGRAAVPSGASTGAHEAVELRDGGSRYLGKGVEKAVEAVNGEIYDAIGGHEAENQIQIDNLMIQLDGTPNKARLGANAILGVSLAVAKAAAQSAGLPLYRYVGGPNAHVLPVPMMNIINGGAHADNPIDFQEFMIVPVGAETIRDAVRMGSEVFHTLKKQLAADGHNTNVGDEGGFAPGLASAPAALDFIMKSIEKAGYRPGEDMHIALDCASTEFFKDGKYVLEGEGRTLEPEAMAEYLAELAGKYPIFSIEDGMAEDDWDGWKTLTDKIGKKVQLVGDDLFVTNSARLRDGIKMGVANSILVKVNQIGSLSETLDAVSTAHRAAYTAVMSHRSGETEDSTIADLAVATNCGQIKTGSLARSDRTAKYNQLIRIEEELGPQAVYAGTSILRG; this is encoded by the coding sequence ATGACCGCCATCACCGACATCATCGGCCGCGAGATTCTCGACAGCCGCGGCAATCCGACCGTCGAGGTCGACGTCTACCTCGAAGACGGCAGCTTTGGCCGCGCGGCTGTTCCCTCGGGCGCCTCGACTGGCGCGCATGAAGCTGTCGAACTGCGCGACGGCGGCTCGCGCTACCTCGGCAAGGGCGTTGAGAAGGCTGTCGAAGCCGTGAACGGCGAAATCTATGATGCGATTGGCGGCCATGAGGCTGAGAACCAGATCCAGATCGACAACCTGATGATCCAGCTGGACGGCACGCCGAACAAGGCCCGCCTCGGGGCCAACGCCATCCTCGGCGTCTCGCTTGCCGTCGCCAAGGCTGCTGCCCAGTCCGCGGGCCTGCCGCTCTACCGTTACGTGGGCGGCCCGAATGCCCATGTCCTGCCGGTGCCGATGATGAACATCATCAATGGCGGCGCGCATGCCGACAATCCGATCGACTTCCAGGAATTCATGATCGTGCCGGTCGGCGCCGAAACCATCCGCGACGCCGTTCGCATGGGTTCGGAAGTCTTTCACACGCTGAAGAAGCAGCTCGCTGCCGACGGCCACAACACCAATGTCGGTGACGAAGGTGGTTTTGCTCCAGGTCTCGCCTCTGCACCTGCTGCTCTCGATTTCATCATGAAGTCGATCGAGAAGGCCGGCTATCGTCCGGGCGAGGACATGCATATCGCGCTCGACTGCGCCTCGACCGAATTCTTCAAGGACGGCAAGTATGTTCTCGAAGGCGAAGGCCGCACGCTCGAGCCTGAAGCCATGGCAGAATACCTCGCCGAACTTGCCGGAAAGTACCCGATCTTCTCGATCGAAGACGGCATGGCGGAAGACGATTGGGACGGCTGGAAGACCTTGACCGACAAGATCGGCAAGAAGGTCCAGCTCGTTGGTGACGATCTCTTCGTCACCAACTCGGCCCGCCTGCGCGACGGTATCAAGATGGGTGTTGCGAACTCGATCCTCGTCAAGGTCAACCAGATCGGTTCTCTGTCGGAAACGCTTGACGCCGTCTCGACCGCGCACCGCGCCGCCTATACGGCCGTGATGTCGCACCGCTCGGGCGAAACGGAAGACTCGACAATTGCCGATCTGGCGGTCGCCACCAACTGCGGTCAGATCAAGACCGGCTCGCTCGCTCGTTCCGACCGTACCGCGAAATACAACCAGCTCATCCGCATCGAGGAAGAACTGGGCCCGCAGGCAGTTTACGCCGGCACCTCGATCCTGCGCGGCTGA
- a CDS encoding FtsB family cell division protein, translating into MWTRHHKKKKYGRLALPAITIAFLSYFGYHSVHGDYGLKAGQQFDRLKAARSAELDKLVKQRTQLEKEVSLLSDGSLDEDIIDEKARYQLNMSRPDEIVIFNTYF; encoded by the coding sequence ATGTGGACCAGGCATCACAAGAAGAAGAAATACGGTCGTCTTGCCCTTCCTGCCATTACCATCGCGTTTCTCTCCTATTTCGGCTATCACTCGGTCCATGGTGACTACGGTCTGAAGGCCGGTCAGCAATTCGATCGCCTGAAGGCGGCTCGCAGTGCCGAACTTGACAAGTTGGTCAAGCAGCGCACGCAGCTCGAAAAAGAAGTGAGCCTCCTGAGTGATGGCTCGCTGGACGAAGATATCATCGACGAAAAGGCGCGCTATCAGCTCAACATGTCGCGTCCCGATGAAATCGTGATCTTCAACACCTATTTCTGA
- the pdhA gene encoding pyruvate dehydrogenase (acetyl-transferring) E1 component subunit alpha, which yields MALRKPATATGRKPSAKPAKKELTAGVIAEFDKAQELASYREMLLIRRFEEKAGQLYGMGFIGGFCHLYIGQEAVVVGMQMALKEGDQVITGYRDHGHMLACGMSARGVMAELTGRRGGLSKGKGGSMHMFSKEKNFYGGHGIVGAQVSLGTGLAFANKYRGNDNVSLAYFGDGAANQGQVYESFNMARLWNLPVIYIIENNRYAMGTSVSRASAQTDFSQRGVSFNIPGIQVDGMDVRAVKAAADQAVEHCRAGKGPVILEMQTYRYRGHSMSDPAKYRSKDEVQKMRSEHDPIEQVRARLLEKGWATEDELKAIDKDVRDIVADSADFAQADPEPDASELYTDILL from the coding sequence ATGGCGCTGCGCAAACCCGCGACTGCGACCGGTCGGAAGCCTTCGGCTAAGCCTGCCAAGAAAGAATTGACCGCCGGTGTGATCGCCGAGTTCGACAAGGCGCAGGAACTCGCGTCCTATCGCGAAATGCTGCTGATCCGCCGTTTCGAAGAAAAGGCCGGCCAGCTCTACGGCATGGGCTTCATTGGCGGCTTCTGTCACCTGTATATCGGTCAGGAAGCTGTCGTCGTCGGTATGCAGATGGCCCTGAAAGAGGGTGATCAGGTCATCACCGGTTACCGCGACCACGGCCACATGCTGGCCTGCGGCATGAGCGCCCGTGGCGTCATGGCTGAGCTGACCGGGCGTCGGGGCGGCCTGTCCAAGGGCAAGGGCGGCTCCATGCACATGTTCTCCAAGGAGAAGAATTTCTACGGCGGCCACGGCATCGTCGGCGCTCAGGTGTCGCTCGGCACCGGTCTCGCCTTCGCCAACAAGTATCGCGGCAACGACAATGTTTCGCTCGCCTATTTCGGCGACGGTGCTGCCAACCAGGGTCAGGTCTACGAGAGCTTCAACATGGCCCGCCTGTGGAACCTGCCGGTGATCTACATCATTGAAAACAACCGCTACGCCATGGGTACCTCGGTCTCGCGCGCATCGGCCCAGACCGACTTCTCCCAGCGCGGCGTGTCCTTCAATATTCCGGGCATCCAAGTCGATGGCATGGACGTCCGCGCCGTGAAGGCTGCGGCCGACCAGGCTGTCGAGCATTGCCGCGCCGGCAAGGGCCCTGTCATCCTTGAGATGCAGACCTACCGTTATCGTGGCCACTCGATGTCCGACCCGGCCAAGTATCGCTCTAAGGATGAAGTGCAGAAGATGCGCTCCGAGCATGATCCGATCGAGCAGGTCCGCGCGCGTCTGCTCGAAAAGGGCTGGGCGACCGAAGACGAGCTGAAGGCAATCGACAAGGATGTTCGTGACATCGTTGCTGACTCGGCTGATTTCGCCCAAGCCGATCCGGAGCCGGATGCATCCGAGCTCTACACCGACATCCTGCTGTAA
- a CDS encoding pyruvate dehydrogenase complex E1 component subunit beta — translation MPIEILMPALSPTMEEGTLSKWVKQEGDTIKSGDVIAEIETDKATMEVEAVDEGVLGKILIAAGTENVKVNTAIAVLLQDGESADAAVAPKKDADTPAATADATGGKAREAADEPSSKADNTVPAAPKVDVAADPDIPAGTEMVTMTVREALREAMAEEMRANPDVFIMGEEVAEYQGAYKITQGLLAEFGPRRVVDTPITEHGFAGVGVGAAMAGLRPIIEFMTFNFAMQAIDQIINSAAKTLYMSGGQMGAPIVFRGPNGAAARVAAQHSQDYAAWYSQIPGLKVVMPYTAADAKGLLKAAIRDPNPIIFLENEILYGQSFEVPKLDDFVLPIGKARIHKTGKDATIVSWGIGMTYSVKAVAELEKEGIDVELIDLRTIRPMDLPTVIESVKKTGRLVTVEEGYPQSSVGTEIATRVMQQAFDYLDAPILTIAGKDVPMPYAANLEKLALPNVGEVVQAVKTVCYK, via the coding sequence ATGCCGATCGAAATCCTCATGCCCGCCCTGTCTCCGACCATGGAAGAGGGTACGCTCTCTAAGTGGGTCAAGCAGGAAGGTGACACCATCAAGTCCGGCGACGTGATCGCCGAAATCGAAACTGACAAGGCGACGATGGAAGTCGAAGCCGTTGATGAAGGCGTGCTCGGCAAGATCCTGATCGCCGCCGGGACCGAGAACGTCAAGGTCAACACCGCGATCGCGGTCCTGCTGCAGGATGGCGAAAGCGCCGATGCGGCGGTTGCTCCGAAGAAGGATGCCGATACGCCCGCCGCGACCGCCGACGCCACCGGTGGCAAGGCACGCGAAGCCGCAGACGAGCCGTCGTCAAAGGCCGACAACACCGTTCCGGCCGCACCCAAGGTGGACGTCGCCGCCGATCCGGATATTCCGGCCGGTACCGAAATGGTCACGATGACGGTGCGTGAAGCGCTGCGAGAGGCGATGGCCGAAGAAATGCGCGCCAATCCTGATGTCTTCATCATGGGTGAGGAAGTCGCGGAGTATCAGGGCGCCTACAAGATTACCCAAGGCCTGCTGGCCGAATTCGGTCCTCGCCGCGTCGTTGATACGCCGATCACCGAACACGGCTTTGCCGGCGTCGGCGTCGGTGCGGCCATGGCCGGTCTTCGCCCGATCATCGAGTTCATGACCTTCAACTTCGCCATGCAGGCGATCGACCAGATCATCAACTCGGCCGCCAAGACGCTCTACATGTCCGGTGGCCAGATGGGTGCGCCGATCGTCTTCCGCGGTCCGAACGGCGCTGCTGCCCGAGTTGCGGCCCAGCACAGCCAGGATTATGCCGCCTGGTACAGCCAGATCCCGGGCCTCAAGGTCGTCATGCCCTACACGGCAGCCGACGCCAAGGGTCTCTTGAAGGCCGCGATCCGCGATCCGAACCCGATTATCTTCCTCGAAAACGAAATCCTGTACGGTCAGTCCTTCGAGGTTCCGAAGCTCGACGACTTCGTCCTGCCGATCGGCAAGGCGCGCATTCACAAGACCGGTAAGGACGCGACGATCGTCTCCTGGGGCATTGGCATGACCTATTCGGTCAAGGCCGTCGCCGAACTGGAGAAGGAAGGCATCGACGTCGAACTGATCGACCTGCGTACCATCCGTCCGATGGATCTTCCGACGGTGATCGAATCGGTCAAGAAGACCGGCCGTCTCGTCACCGTCGAGGAAGGTTATCCGCAGTCGTCGGTCGGCACGGAGATTGCCACCCGCGTCATGCAGCAGGCCTTCGACTATCTCGATGCGCCGATCCTGACGATCGCCGGCAAGGATGTTCCGATGCCTTACGCGGCGAACCTCGAAAAGCTCGCTCTGCCGAATGTCGGCGAAGTGGTCCAGGCGGTGAAGACCGTCTGCTACAAATAA
- a CDS encoding pyruvate dehydrogenase complex dihydrolipoamide acetyltransferase: MPINITMPALSPTMEEGNLAKWLVKEGDKVKSGDVIAEIETDKATMEVEAVDEGTVAKIVVPAGTEAVKVNALIAILAADGEDVAAAAAGGGSAPAAPKAEAAPAPKAAEAAPTQAAASAAPAPAAAPATASSGDRVFASPLARRLAKEAGLDLKAVSGSGPKGRVVKSDIEKAVSTGGAKPAQAAAPVAAAPVAAAAPAPVLAKGASDEAVLKLFEAGSYDLVPHDGMRKTIAKRLQESKQTIPHFYVSVDCELDALLALRAQLNDAAPRKEGAPAYKLSVNDMVIKAMALALRDVPDANVSWTDTNMVKHKHADVGVAVSIPGGLITPIIRKAETKTLSAISNEMKDLGKRAKDRKLKPEEYQGGTTAVSNMGMMGVKNFAAVVNPPHATILAVGAGEERVVVKNGEMKVANVMTVTLSTDHRAVDGALGAELLGAFKRYIENPMGMLV, translated from the coding sequence ATGCCGATCAACATCACCATGCCGGCGCTCTCTCCGACGATGGAAGAGGGCAATCTGGCCAAGTGGCTGGTCAAGGAAGGCGACAAGGTCAAGTCGGGCGATGTCATCGCCGAGATCGAAACCGACAAGGCAACCATGGAAGTGGAAGCCGTCGATGAAGGCACGGTGGCGAAGATCGTCGTCCCGGCCGGCACCGAAGCCGTCAAGGTCAATGCCCTGATCGCTATCCTCGCCGCCGATGGCGAGGACGTTGCTGCCGCCGCCGCTGGTGGCGGTTCTGCTCCGGCGGCCCCGAAGGCGGAAGCCGCACCCGCGCCGAAGGCGGCTGAAGCTGCTCCGACCCAGGCTGCAGCATCTGCTGCCCCGGCACCGGCCGCTGCACCCGCAACGGCGTCTTCCGGCGATCGCGTCTTCGCGTCCCCGCTGGCCCGCCGTCTTGCCAAGGAAGCCGGCCTCGACCTGAAGGCCGTGTCCGGTTCCGGTCCGAAGGGCCGCGTGGTCAAGAGCGACATCGAAAAGGCCGTCAGCACCGGCGGTGCCAAGCCGGCTCAGGCTGCGGCTCCCGTGGCAGCGGCTCCCGTGGCAGCGGCTGCTCCGGCTCCGGTGCTCGCCAAGGGCGCTTCCGATGAAGCCGTCCTCAAGCTGTTCGAAGCCGGGTCTTACGATCTCGTGCCGCATGACGGCATGCGCAAGACGATCGCCAAGCGCCTGCAGGAGAGCAAGCAGACCATCCCGCATTTCTACGTCTCCGTGGATTGCGAACTTGATGCTCTCCTGGCCTTGCGAGCCCAGCTCAACGACGCAGCACCCCGCAAGGAAGGCGCACCGGCCTACAAGCTCTCGGTCAACGACATGGTCATCAAGGCCATGGCGCTTGCCCTGCGTGACGTGCCGGATGCCAACGTTTCCTGGACGGACACGAACATGGTCAAGCACAAGCATGCCGATGTCGGCGTTGCCGTGTCGATCCCGGGCGGCCTGATCACCCCGATCATCCGCAAGGCCGAAACGAAGACGCTGTCCGCCATCTCCAACGAGATGAAGGATCTTGGCAAGCGCGCCAAGGACCGCAAGCTCAAGCCTGAGGAATATCAGGGCGGCACGACCGCCGTGTCCAACATGGGCATGATGGGCGTCAAGAACTTCGCCGCCGTCGTCAACCCGCCGCATGCGACCATTCTGGCCGTGGGCGCGGGCGAGGAGCGTGTCGTGGTCAAGAACGGCGAGATGAAGGTGGCGAACGTCATGACGGTGACGCTCTCGACCGACCACCGCGCCGTCGACGGTGCGCTCGGTGCCGAACTGCTCGGCGCCTTCAAGCGCTACATCGAAAATCCGATGGGCATGCTGGTCTGA
- a CDS encoding SGNH/GDSL hydrolase family protein, with protein MKTVLAYGDSLTWGYDPVNLGRHAHEDRWTSVLQKALGHGVRVIAEGLNGRTTAYDDHLADCERNGVKLLPSILETHKPIDLVIFLLGTNDMKRGIGGSAIAATKGIDRLIKLVRHHDWGFGYEGPDILLVSPPPICETANVHFAAMFKGGLEESAMLASYYSDLADETGCGFFDAGSVAKTTPLDGIHLDAENTRAIGRGLEPIVRMMLGL; from the coding sequence ATGAAAACCGTTCTCGCTTACGGCGACAGCCTCACATGGGGTTACGACCCGGTAAATCTGGGTCGGCATGCCCACGAGGATCGCTGGACGAGCGTTTTGCAGAAGGCGCTCGGTCACGGGGTCCGCGTCATCGCCGAGGGCCTGAACGGACGCACCACCGCCTATGACGACCATCTGGCGGATTGCGAACGCAATGGCGTCAAGCTCTTGCCGAGCATTCTCGAGACGCACAAGCCGATAGATCTCGTGATCTTCCTGCTCGGGACCAACGACATGAAGCGCGGGATCGGCGGCTCGGCGATCGCCGCGACCAAGGGGATCGATCGGCTGATCAAGCTGGTCCGCCATCATGACTGGGGCTTTGGCTACGAAGGGCCGGACATCCTGCTCGTATCGCCGCCGCCGATCTGCGAAACCGCCAACGTGCATTTCGCCGCCATGTTCAAGGGTGGACTGGAGGAATCCGCAATGCTGGCGAGCTACTACAGTGACCTCGCCGACGAGACCGGCTGTGGTTTCTTTGATGCCGGGTCGGTGGCAAAAACGACGCCGCTCGACGGCATTCATCTCGACGCCGAAAATACCCGCGCCATCGGACGAGGCCTGGAGCCGATCGTCCGGATGATGCTCGGACTTTGA
- a CDS encoding YdcH family protein, with protein MSNTPHELAAEFPEHVALMRHLKETDGHFARLFEAYHEVNGLIHRAETNIEPADDFHIVELRKKRMQLKDEIYGMLVRHEPEAETPAA; from the coding sequence ATGTCGAACACACCGCACGAACTGGCAGCGGAATTTCCGGAACACGTCGCGCTGATGCGCCATCTGAAGGAAACGGATGGACATTTCGCCAGACTGTTCGAGGCCTATCATGAGGTCAACGGACTGATTCATCGGGCCGAAACGAATATCGAGCCTGCGGACGACTTCCATATCGTCGAACTTCGCAAGAAGCGGATGCAGCTCAAGGATGAAATCTACGGGATGCTGGTTCGTCATGAACCGGAGGCCGAGACACCCGCAGCCTGA